The DNA sequence CCCCGTGGTTTTCGCTGGCCGGATGCGATTCGGCTGATGAGCTTGCTGGATCCGATGCCGATTGAAACCGGGATGTGCAGGCGCTCCCAGACACTTTTCTGAATGGTCTGCGCCAGCGCCACCGGGTTTTTCCAGAGGCGGCACATGCCGGAAACATCCAAATAGGCATCGTCCAGAGAGCTGAACTCAACGGCGGGCGTGTAGTCGCGGTAAATGTGAAGCAAACGCCTGGCAACGTCATGGTAGTGTCTGAAATCCCCCTTCAGAAAAATCGCATGGGGACAGCGTTTTTTGGCCTCCGAAAGGGGCATCCCCTTGCGGACGCCTTTTTCGCGCGCCTCATAACTGGCGGAGTGAACCACGCCCCGTTGGTCGGGCAGTCCTCCCACAATTACCGGTTTTCCCCGCAACAGAGGATTAAAACTCTGTTCGGCCGATGCAAAAAACGCATCGACATCAATGTGAAAAATTAATGGGGCCATGACCACTCCTAAAATAACTGAACAAATGTACAGATATAGTATACACATGTTCAGATTATTTTTCAAGTCTTTTTTCAAAAAATTTCTTTTTTATTGATATTATTCCCGAATTTTTCTATATTTAAAAATTATTGATGAGAAAATACTACAAGCATATCACCCCGCCGGGGCTGGGTTGCAGCCCACACTTTGTAAACAGGTTCAGGCTGATTCGATAAAAGCACTGTTCGGTGCAATCGGTTTGTAGTAGAAAAAAGACTTTTTCTTTTTGACTGCCGTCAGGCACGACAGGCCATTGGCAGATAAAACCCGAAACGCTCAATGAAAAATTCACGTGTCTTTCCAAACATGAGGATCACCCATGCACCCAATGTGGAGTAACATTTTTAAGGAATCCGGAAATAAAGGGGAAAACCTGTACCAGATTCTTTCACGGGTTCCGATCTTTGAGGAACTCTCCAAACGGGAACTCCGGGAATTTATTCGCATTTCTCACAAACGAACCTACAAACCGGGCGAAATTATTTTTTGGAAGGGAGAACCCGGCGTTGGAATGTACATTGTACAGCACGGTGAGGTAACGGTTTTTAGCGGTGAAAATCCACAAAATCCCGATATTGTTTTCGCGACGCTTTCCGAAGGAGATTTTTTTGGTGAGCTGGCGCTTCTGGATGACGCACCCCGGTCAGCATCCGTTGCCGCCAAAGAAGCAACGGAGTTAATTGGTATTTTCCGGCCGGACCTGTTTTCCCTTTTCGAACGAAAACCGGCTCTCGGTGTAAAAGTGCTGCTTAAATTGGCCCAACTGGTCGGCGAACGTCTTAAACTGACCAACCAGGCCCTGGAAGAATGCAAGCAAAATGAGGGAAAGTAACACATGACCGATTCAAAAGAAAAACTTCTCTCCATCCAGATGGACCGTGCTGAAGTCCACAAACTGTTTCAAATTCTCTTCCTGTCGGTTACGGCTATTCTTTTCATTTGGGCGCTGATCGAAATAGTGGTTCATTTTCGGGAATTAACCATTCTTTTTGTGCTTTCTGCCCTGGTGGCCTACTTGCTGGATCCGGTTGTTGCCTTTTTAGAAGCCAAGGGACTCAGCCGGGCGCTTGCTACGCTGCTCATTTTTGTGGTTCTGGGAGCACTCATCGGATGGGGGCTGTACATTCTTTTGCCGAAAATTACCGGACAGGTTAATTCGATCAGCAAATACCTGCAAAGCGGAAACATCAAAAATCTGTTTGGAAATTGGGACGCGATTTTAAAGGAAAAATTAGCCTTTCTTGGCAGCCCGGAAACCATTCAAAATCTAACCACAAAAATTCAGGCGGCCCTGGTGCAATTTCAGGAGGGACTCTTTAAACTGGCTCTCTCCCTCTTTTCTGCCCTGTCTGACCTGGCCATCATCCCATTCATTACCTATTTTTTAATTAAAGACGGTCCGGCCATGAAAAAGGCCCTGATTAAGGCCGTACCCAACCGCTATTTCGAGATGTCTCTTAACCTGATTCACAAAACGGACCGGCAGTTAGGAAATTACATTCGCGGACAAATGATTGATGCCTTTCTGGTGGGCATACTTTCGATTATTGCTCTTTTTATTCTGGACATCAATTATTACTTTTTTATCGGAAGTATTGCGGGTCTGGCAAACATGATTCCCTATTTCGGCCCGATTGTCGGAGCCGTCCCGGCAATCGTTGTTTCCCTGACGCAAACCTCTTCACTGATGCCCATTGTCTGGATTGCGGTTGCATTTACGGTGATTCAATTAATCGATAATGTTCTTATTTCGCCGGTGGTTGTGGCCAGAAGTGTGGAAATTCACCCGCTGCTGGTGGTGGTTGTGATTCTCATTGGCGGGCAACTGCTGGGTATTTTGGGAATGCTCATTGCGGTTCCGACAACCAGTATTCTGATTGTTATCGTGAAAGAAGTTATTTTTGGCTTCAAAAATTACCGAATTCTGGACTCATTATGACATCTCACCCTAACGATTCTTCCATTTCTACCGATATTTTCTTAGGCAGGTTGTTCGGATGAACCAAAATTCTCTTTGCTTTGCGGCTTGGCACCTTTGTGGCTAATCTATGTGTGAGTCGTGATAAACCTGTCAGCGTGTGGGCTTGACCAAGAATGGACAGCTAAAAAATTGGAAAAAGAATGATTCAACAAACACCGGATTTTACGCAAAACGGCCGAACGATTCCCGACCGCCGAAAACGACCGACAAACCCTTTTCAACTTCGTTTTTGGCACGGACGACGAGCCGCAAACCGGCGGGATTCCGATGCACAGGCCAATTACTATGTGGACCGCTACAGCTTTCGGTCATCGCTTGCCGCTCTCTGGATCGTCCTCCTCAGCGTCGTGGATTCCTTTTTTACGCTTGTTCTTATCCAATTCGGGGCAGCGGAAATTAACCCCATCATGCGGCTTTCTCTGGAATTTGGGACCTATCCGTTTTTTTTCATAAAATATTTTTTAACCATCCTGAGTGTTATTTTACTTCTCATCCACAAAAACTTTTATTTTTTAAACGGACGGATCAGCCTAAAAAATATTATTATCGGAATGGCCGGGGCGTACACGATATTGGTCATTTACGAAATCCTGCTTTATTCCAATGTGATGTAAGGATGCGTGAAAGTTTAAGGACTACACCGTTTCCTCAAAATACCGCATACCCACCTTTTTGAATTCCCGGCCGCTTTTGAGAATTAGATAATTCCTGATTCCCGTAGCGGTTGAAAGATTCCGAATAATGTTTTGAAGACTGTCGGGATCGGCGGCATGGATCATGGTGTAATGGCTGTAAGGCCACTCCGGATACACCACCCGGCGGTAACAGTGACTCACCTGAGGAATATCGGCCATAGTTTGACCTACCTGAGACGCACGCGTTTCCGGAACCTCCCAAACAACCATGGCATTGGCACTCACACCGACCCGCCGATGATTTAAAATGGCTCCAATTTTGCGAATAACGCCGTTTGCCTTCCAGTCCTTCAGCGTTTTTAAAACGGTCTCTTCCGTCCAGCCGATTTCTTCACCAATGGATTGAAACGGCCGGGAACACAGAGGAATTTTCGTTTGCACCACCCGAATCAGGGCTTTTTCCTTTTCCGAAAAAGAATGCCGACCCGCTTGCGCGGGATGTTGGGTTGAAGGCTTGGCCAGATTTTGTCCCGTTTCCGGGTCCAGCGAGACATTCAGCTTGTAGTATTCCACAACCGGCAGTTTCAAAATTTTCTTCACCCCTTTTTGCGTTCGAACCTGTTCCAGAAAGCTTTGAATGGCCTCTTCCGAAGGAACGGTTAGGGTAAACCACAGATTAAACTCGTGAAGCCGTTCGTAATTGTGAGTTACACCGGGGTGGCGGCTTACAAAGGCGGCCACAGATTCCAGAAAATCCGGCTCTACGGAAACACCTGCAAGTGTGCTGACGTAGCCCAGGGCGCGCGATTCAAAATTGGCCCCGATTCGGCGAATTTTTCCCTCTTTAAAGAGATCCCGGATGACTTTCAGTATTTCTGTCTCTTCCACCCCGAATTTCCCGGCAAAGTGCAGGAATGGCCGGGATGTCAAGCGAAAATCCGTTTGCAAATCCCGCAAAAGCCTTTTCCGAAAATCATGTGTTGGGTTCATTCACGTGCCCTCCCCTGGGGTTCGTAAACACAGTAGGGATCCTCTTCCAGAAAATCACCGGTCAGCGCAAAGGCCCGGGAGCGGGACCCTCCGCAAATAGAGCGAAATTCACAGCGTCCGCATTTTCCTTTAAGGCGATTCGGAGCACGCAGCGCCTTAAAAATCGGGGATTCGCGATACACGTCTACAAGCGAATGCTTGCGGACATTTCCGCCGGACGTCGGCAAAAAGCCTGACGGAAAAATATGACCCGTGTGCGAGATGAAAACAAATCCTTTCCCGTCATTAATTCCGGGCAAAAAACGGCCTTTCCCGGAGGTTGTTTCTTCAATCAGCTTTTCCACGGAAATACCCATTTCTTCTGACAATCTTTGAATCACGACGCGGCGGTAATGAGGGGCTTCGGTTGTTTTGATCCGAAAGCGATAGCGTTTCGAAAAATCGTAGAGTTTGTTCAAGACCGTTTCGTAGTCTTCTGCTGTAATTTCGTCTTCCACCTTTCCCCGCCCCGTGGGTACCAGAAAAAACAGGCTCCAACGCGACACCTCCAGACGATCCATCAATTCGGCCAGTTCGTCCAGTTTTTGCCAGTTGTAGCGGGTAATGGTTGTGTTGATCTGCAAATCCATGCCCAATTCCCGCGTCCAGCGGGCGGCATCCACGCACCATTGAAAAGAACCGTTCACACTTCGAAAGGAATCGTGCGTCTCCTGGTCCGGGCCGTCGATGCTGATGGAGACACTCCGCAATCCGGCTTCATAGGCTTTTTTTAGATTTTCACGCGTCAGAAGCGGTGTGCCGCTGGGACTCAGTCCCACCCGCAGGCCGATTTCCTTTCCGTAAGCAATCAGATCAAACAGGTCGTCCCGTTTCATCGGATCGCCCCCGCTCAGAACAAACAGGGGCCGGCCAAAGCGCCGAATTTCGTCCAGAAGGCGAAACCCCTCTTCGGTTGTCAGTTCCTGGGGGTGGCGATTCGGCTGGGCAGAAGCCCGGCAGTGCCGGCAAGCCAGGTCGCAGGCCTGGGTGATTTCCCAGATGACCAAAAAGGGGGATTTTTCAAAATTGATCCCCCGAAGCATATCACTTTTTTTAGGCATCGTTTCGATCATTTTTGTAACTCCTCAGCAGCCGTTCGTGCAAAATACGTGAGAATAAGATCCGCTCCCGCGCGTTTAATGCTGGTCAAAATTTCCCACATCACGGTCGTCTCATCCAGCCACCCGTTCCGGGCAGCCGCTTTCACCATTGAATATTCCCCGCTGACATTGTAAGCAGCTACGGGCCGATGGGTCCGGTTGCGCACCTCCCGAATAATATCCAGATAGGAAAGAGCCGGTTTGACCATCACAATATCGGCCCCCTCTTCAATGTCCAGATCGACCTCCAGAAGGGCTTCCCGGCGATTCGGGGGATCCATCTGGTAGGTTTTCCGATTTCCAAATCCGGGAGCCGATTCAGCCGCATCCCGGAAAGGCCCGTAAAACCCGGACGAGTACTTCGCGGAATACGCCATGATCGGGATCTCGTATTTTCCCATGGAATCCAATGCCTCCCGAATGGCCTTCACAGCTCCGTCCATCATACCGGAAGGTGCCAGCATGTCGGCGCCTGAATTTACCTGGGAAATGGCTGTCTTACGAATCAGGTCCAGTGTCGCGTCATTGTCAACATCTCCATTGTGAACCACACCGCAATGTCCGTGATCGGTAAATTCGCAAAAACAAAGGTCATTGATGACAACCAGATCGGGAACTGCTTTTTTAATCGCCCGATTGGCCCGCTGAATAATTCCAGCCTCGTCATAAGCTCCGCTTCCTACGGCGTCTTTCGTTTCCGGAATGCCAAACAAAATGACGGCCGGAATACCCAACTGATTCAAAACCCGGCACTCTTTTACGGTTTCGTCAACGGACATCTGGAAGACACCCGGCATGGACGACACCTCCCGCCGGACCCCTTCTCCCGGGCAAACAAACAGGGGAGCAATAAAATCACTCACAGAAACCTGCGTTTCCCGCACCATTCGACGTAAATTCTCCATTCGGCGCAACCGCCGGGGGCGATTCACTGGAAATGCCATTTTTTATTCCCTTTCCTTTCGGTGATAATGGATTGCGTAAAAATTACCGGTTTTCGTTCAGATGCGCCTCAAACCCGACTACGCACCTGCAGCCGCCTGTTTTCCGGGTGTTGTTTTGAGTCCAATTTCCTCATCCGTCAAATAGCAGGCCGGATCGGGTGCCCAAATATCACCTGTAATGGCCTCCGCACGCACCCGCAAATTTCCGCCGCAGATATCCAGCCATTGGCACCGGGCACAGCGTCCCGTGACATACTCTTTTTTGGTTTTCAGCTTTTTCAGGAATTCATTGGACATATCCGTCCAGATTTCGCTAAAGGGCCGCTCCAGTACATTTCCAAGAACCTTGTCCCGCCAGAATTGATCCGGATACACAGAACCGTCCCAGCTGACGCTCGCTACCCCTACACCCGAGCTGTTTCCGCCGTTCATTTTCAGAAGCTCCAGAACATGGGCGGCCCGCTCCGGATCCTCCTTCAGCAAGCGAAGATACAAATACGGGCCATCGGCATGATTGTCCACCGTCAGAA is a window from the Calditrichota bacterium genome containing:
- a CDS encoding cyclic nucleotide-binding domain-containing protein, which translates into the protein MHPMWSNIFKESGNKGENLYQILSRVPIFEELSKRELREFIRISHKRTYKPGEIIFWKGEPGVGMYIVQHGEVTVFSGENPQNPDIVFATLSEGDFFGELALLDDAPRSASVAAKEATELIGIFRPDLFSLFERKPALGVKVLLKLAQLVGERLKLTNQALEECKQNEGK
- a CDS encoding AI-2E family transporter, translating into MTDSKEKLLSIQMDRAEVHKLFQILFLSVTAILFIWALIEIVVHFRELTILFVLSALVAYLLDPVVAFLEAKGLSRALATLLIFVVLGALIGWGLYILLPKITGQVNSISKYLQSGNIKNLFGNWDAILKEKLAFLGSPETIQNLTTKIQAALVQFQEGLFKLALSLFSALSDLAIIPFITYFLIKDGPAMKKALIKAVPNRYFEMSLNLIHKTDRQLGNYIRGQMIDAFLVGILSIIALFILDINYYFFIGSIAGLANMIPYFGPIVGAVPAIVVSLTQTSSLMPIVWIAVAFTVIQLIDNVLISPVVVARSVEIHPLLVVVVILIGGQLLGILGMLIAVPTTSILIVIVKEVIFGFKNYRILDSL
- a CDS encoding Lrp/AsnC family transcriptional regulator gives rise to the protein MNPTHDFRKRLLRDLQTDFRLTSRPFLHFAGKFGVEETEILKVIRDLFKEGKIRRIGANFESRALGYVSTLAGVSVEPDFLESVAAFVSRHPGVTHNYERLHEFNLWFTLTVPSEEAIQSFLEQVRTQKGVKKILKLPVVEYYKLNVSLDPETGQNLAKPSTQHPAQAGRHSFSEKEKALIRVVQTKIPLCSRPFQSIGEEIGWTEETVLKTLKDWKANGVIRKIGAILNHRRVGVSANAMVVWEVPETRASQVGQTMADIPQVSHCYRRVVYPEWPYSHYTMIHAADPDSLQNIIRNLSTATGIRNYLILKSGREFKKVGMRYFEETV
- a CDS encoding TIGR04053 family radical SAM/SPASM domain-containing protein — its product is MLRGINFEKSPFLVIWEITQACDLACRHCRASAQPNRHPQELTTEEGFRLLDEIRRFGRPLFVLSGGDPMKRDDLFDLIAYGKEIGLRVGLSPSGTPLLTRENLKKAYEAGLRSVSISIDGPDQETHDSFRSVNGSFQWCVDAARWTRELGMDLQINTTITRYNWQKLDELAELMDRLEVSRWSLFFLVPTGRGKVEDEITAEDYETVLNKLYDFSKRYRFRIKTTEAPHYRRVVIQRLSEEMGISVEKLIEETTSGKGRFLPGINDGKGFVFISHTGHIFPSGFLPTSGGNVRKHSLVDVYRESPIFKALRAPNRLKGKCGRCEFRSICGGSRSRAFALTGDFLEEDPYCVYEPQGRARE
- the hemB gene encoding porphobilinogen synthase, yielding MAFPVNRPRRLRRMENLRRMVRETQVSVSDFIAPLFVCPGEGVRREVSSMPGVFQMSVDETVKECRVLNQLGIPAVILFGIPETKDAVGSGAYDEAGIIQRANRAIKKAVPDLVVINDLCFCEFTDHGHCGVVHNGDVDNDATLDLIRKTAISQVNSGADMLAPSGMMDGAVKAIREALDSMGKYEIPIMAYSAKYSSGFYGPFRDAAESAPGFGNRKTYQMDPPNRREALLEVDLDIEEGADIVMVKPALSYLDIIREVRNRTHRPVAAYNVSGEYSMVKAAARNGWLDETTVMWEILTSIKRAGADLILTYFARTAAEELQK